A single genomic interval of Alteromonas sp. CI.11.F.A3 harbors:
- a CDS encoding ATP-binding protein, with protein MKRDASLTLSLRTKTIVGVALIAAILFLILITTVFKLLNDLVDTSVETSAQTTTTLFVSTAKNAFLSYDLASLEADASEMLSNPNISYVRVLDNNNNVYVEKGEHSVLNRPFKQDRDVMSAVDGIYDTSADIKVGETLYGRVEIGLEVDSINKSVKRVRTWTLTLASIELALIALCSFLLGSYLMSQLKQLRAGARHLGAAVKDKNYQNISVKVRGKDELSELADAFNQLVELLKDENIHRERVEDELKELNSLLEVKVRERTSLLNQKNFQLEEANKDLKEAQVQLLQAEKMASVGQLAAGVAHEINNPIGFVNSNMHTLSEYVSTYQMIFQQLNDVLSKDTATQQDEAIKQLRNIIQQQDMEFINSDISELITDSKDGLIRVAEIVKGLKLFSRVDSDEMQSYNLNDCVRTTLAMVNNQLKYICSVETHLGSIPHIMMNMGKISQVVTNLLINAGQAIESTGIHGTITITTREIDGNIELTVQDTGCGIKSSHLDKLFNPFFTTKPEGQGTGLGLSISFGIAQEHGGTLHASSNDGEGSCFTLSLPIHNPLDDNAEDSFQDDSL; from the coding sequence GTGAAAAGAGACGCGTCGCTCACACTATCGCTAAGAACCAAAACTATTGTTGGGGTAGCACTTATTGCTGCCATTCTGTTTTTAATTCTTATCACCACCGTATTTAAATTATTAAATGACTTAGTTGACACCAGTGTTGAAACCTCGGCCCAAACCACCACAACCTTGTTTGTCTCTACCGCGAAAAATGCCTTTTTAAGCTACGACCTCGCTTCGCTAGAGGCAGATGCATCAGAAATGCTTTCAAACCCCAATATCAGCTATGTTCGGGTTCTCGATAACAACAACAATGTGTATGTCGAAAAAGGTGAACATAGCGTACTTAACCGTCCTTTTAAGCAAGATAGAGATGTAATGAGTGCGGTAGACGGTATATACGATACCTCCGCTGACATTAAGGTTGGCGAGACACTCTATGGGCGTGTAGAGATAGGGCTGGAAGTTGATTCTATTAACAAGTCAGTAAAGCGAGTTCGAACATGGACACTCACTCTTGCATCCATAGAGCTCGCCCTTATCGCATTGTGTTCATTCTTGCTTGGGTCATACTTAATGTCGCAGCTAAAGCAACTAAGAGCGGGCGCTAGGCATTTAGGCGCGGCGGTTAAAGATAAAAATTACCAAAATATCTCTGTCAAAGTGCGGGGTAAAGATGAACTCAGTGAGTTGGCTGATGCGTTTAACCAATTAGTTGAACTTTTGAAAGACGAGAATATTCATCGTGAGCGTGTTGAAGATGAACTCAAAGAGCTCAACAGCTTATTGGAAGTGAAAGTAAGAGAACGCACCTCGTTGCTAAATCAGAAAAACTTTCAGCTTGAAGAAGCAAATAAAGATTTAAAAGAAGCACAGGTTCAATTGTTACAAGCAGAGAAAATGGCATCAGTTGGCCAATTGGCCGCGGGGGTAGCGCACGAAATCAATAACCCGATTGGATTTGTGAATAGCAATATGCATACTCTCAGCGAATACGTATCGACCTACCAAATGATATTCCAACAGCTGAACGATGTGCTTTCAAAAGATACCGCCACCCAACAAGATGAAGCGATAAAACAGTTGCGTAACATTATTCAGCAGCAAGATATGGAATTTATCAACAGCGATATCTCTGAACTCATCACCGATTCGAAAGACGGCCTGATTCGGGTGGCCGAAATAGTCAAAGGGCTAAAGCTTTTCTCTCGTGTAGACAGTGATGAAATGCAGTCTTACAACTTAAATGACTGTGTTCGCACCACCCTAGCGATGGTGAACAACCAGCTAAAGTACATATGTAGCGTAGAAACGCATTTAGGGTCGATTCCCCATATCATGATGAACATGGGGAAAATTTCACAAGTTGTAACTAACCTTCTTATTAATGCAGGGCAAGCCATCGAAAGTACTGGTATACATGGCACCATTACCATTACAACGCGGGAAATAGATGGCAACATTGAACTTACGGTGCAAGACACTGGCTGCGGTATTAAATCGAGTCACCTAGATAAATTATTTAACCCCTTCTTCACTACCAAACCAGAAGGGCAAGGTACCGGACTTGGGCTTTCTATTTCTTTTGGCATTGCTCAAGAACACGGCGGCACCCTTCATGCCTCAAGTAATGATGGGGAAGGAAGCTGTTTTACGCTAAGCCTACCAATACATAATCCGTTAGACGACAACGCCGAAGATTCTTTTCAGGACGATTCACTATGA
- a CDS encoding phosphate/phosphite/phosphonate ABC transporter substrate-binding protein, whose product MVKKSMFQAAHRIFAFLALTLFATYGACNTLTLGIVPQQSAKKLAETWQPLINYISEHANIDVVFKTAKDIPTFEQRLAEGEYDIAYMNPYHFVVFHDSVGYRALARQIDKRIKGIIVVDANSDIVSLDDLNGKEIAFPSPAAFAATIIPSAYLKQQGILFTPRYVHSHDSVYLNVQRGFFNAGGGIIRTFNGVDDNIRSALRILWESDGYTPHAIATHPRITDAQREALLKALLTLSKDEDNKQLLKNIGFKGFISSVDEDWDDVRALGITSLARPQL is encoded by the coding sequence ATGGTCAAAAAATCAATGTTTCAAGCTGCACATCGTATTTTTGCTTTTTTAGCACTCACGTTGTTCGCCACTTATGGTGCATGCAATACGTTGACGCTTGGGATAGTGCCACAACAGTCAGCGAAAAAGCTTGCCGAAACTTGGCAACCGCTTATCAACTATATTTCGGAACATGCCAACATTGATGTTGTATTTAAAACGGCGAAAGATATTCCTACCTTCGAACAACGACTGGCCGAGGGAGAATACGACATTGCCTACATGAACCCTTACCACTTTGTGGTATTTCATGACTCAGTTGGCTATCGCGCACTGGCTCGCCAAATAGACAAGCGCATTAAAGGCATAATTGTTGTGGATGCGAACAGCGATATTGTGTCGCTTGACGATCTTAATGGCAAAGAAATCGCCTTTCCTTCTCCTGCCGCATTTGCTGCCACTATTATCCCCAGTGCATATTTGAAACAGCAGGGCATTCTTTTTACGCCACGCTATGTGCATTCTCATGATTCGGTGTACCTGAATGTACAACGAGGTTTTTTTAACGCTGGCGGCGGCATAATAAGAACCTTCAATGGTGTTGATGACAATATACGAAGTGCCCTTCGTATTTTATGGGAAAGTGATGGGTATACCCCCCATGCAATAGCCACCCACCCTCGAATTACCGATGCGCAAAGAGAAGCCCTATTGAAAGCGTTGCTTACCCTGTCGAAGGACGAAGACAATAAACAACTATTGAAGAACATCGGCTTTAAAGGTTTTATATCATCAGTAGATGAAGATTGGGACGACGTACGAGCCCTAGGCATCACCTCATTAGCAAGGCCGCAATTGTGA
- a CDS encoding response regulator — translation MKTLTSGEIATYCDVNLRTVIRWIESGKLKGFKLPGRGNNRVLVSDFVSFLEHHNIPIPDDLQSEISPSILIVDDEMPVAKSIQRVARRGGYESYIATGGFQAGIMLSQYNSKLMTLDLSMPGMDGYSVIQFVREQPKYKNLKILVISALDDISLDRAIELGANAALSKPFANGELIETIEKFMLE, via the coding sequence ATGAAGACATTAACATCAGGTGAAATCGCAACTTACTGCGATGTAAACCTTCGTACCGTGATCCGGTGGATAGAAAGCGGCAAACTTAAAGGGTTTAAGCTGCCAGGTCGTGGCAATAATCGCGTGTTAGTCTCGGACTTTGTTTCTTTTCTTGAACATCACAACATCCCTATTCCCGACGACCTCCAAAGTGAGATATCACCTTCCATTCTTATCGTTGATGATGAGATGCCGGTGGCGAAATCAATTCAACGAGTGGCACGCCGTGGTGGTTATGAAAGTTATATTGCTACGGGTGGGTTTCAAGCCGGCATTATGTTGAGCCAGTATAACTCCAAGTTAATGACCCTCGATTTAAGTATGCCTGGCATGGATGGTTACAGCGTTATCCAGTTTGTTAGAGAACAGCCTAAGTATAAAAATTTAAAAATTTTAGTCATTTCCGCACTTGACGATATCAGTCTTGACCGAGCTATCGAACTCGGCGCAAATGCAGCACTTTCAAAACCATTTGCCAATGGCGAACTTATCGAAACCATCGAGAAGTTCATGCTTGAGTAA
- the prlC gene encoding oligopeptidase A, translated as MTTPAIELVDGLPLFSSIKPAQIKPAIEKAIAKCKLEIDEVVASKDYSYANLVLRLEEVDDNLSKMWSPVSHMNSVVSSDELREAHDACLPLLSEYGTWVGQHEGLYNAYVAIKDSNEYADLDEQRQKVIDNAIRDFTLSGVALPSEEKKRYADIQAKLSELSSTFSNNVMDATMGWSKHVTDEATLSGMPESARDAAAQAAHQKDLQGWLFTLDIPSYLPVMLYADNAELREEMYRAYATKASDQGPNAGKWDNTEIIQQTLALRSEIAQLLGFGSYSERSLATKMAESTDQVTGFLRDLAAKSKPQAEKELEEVRAYAKDTHGVTELNAWDLPYYSEKLKQEKYTISDEMLRPYFPEDKVLSGLFEVVHRLYGLKIIEQPGIDTWHKDVRYFTITDSADALRGSFYLDLYARAKKRGGAWMDECRVRREKLDGELQLPVAYLTCNFNAPVGDKPALFTHDEVVTLFHEFGHGIHHMLTKMSVAGVSGINGVPWDAVELPSQFLENWCWEEDALNFISGHFETGEPLPADLLDRMLAARDYQAAMQMVRQLEFSLFDFLLHSESGDNVDVQAILNSVRAEVAVNTPPAFNRFQHSFGHIFAGGYAAGYYSYKWAEVLSADAYSKFEEDGIFNQETGKAFLENILEMGGSRAPMDLFVAFRGREPNVDALLRHSGIRG; from the coding sequence ATGACGACCCCAGCAATTGAATTGGTAGATGGTTTGCCTTTATTTTCATCTATTAAGCCCGCGCAGATAAAGCCAGCCATCGAGAAAGCGATAGCAAAATGTAAGCTTGAAATTGATGAAGTGGTTGCATCTAAAGATTACTCTTATGCGAATTTAGTATTGCGCTTAGAAGAAGTAGACGACAACTTAAGTAAGATGTGGTCACCGGTTTCTCACATGAATTCAGTGGTGAGTAGCGACGAGTTGCGAGAAGCCCATGATGCCTGCCTACCTTTGCTATCAGAATATGGTACCTGGGTAGGTCAGCACGAAGGATTGTATAATGCTTACGTGGCGATAAAAGACTCAAACGAATACGCTGACCTTGATGAACAGCGTCAAAAAGTGATTGATAATGCTATTCGCGATTTCACCTTAAGTGGGGTGGCACTGCCTAGCGAGGAAAAGAAACGCTATGCAGATATTCAAGCGAAGTTAAGCGAACTGTCATCCACATTTTCAAATAATGTCATGGACGCCACCATGGGGTGGAGCAAGCATGTCACTGACGAAGCTACCTTATCTGGCATGCCTGAATCAGCCCGCGATGCAGCAGCACAAGCCGCGCATCAAAAAGACTTACAAGGTTGGTTGTTTACATTAGATATTCCTTCTTACCTACCCGTTATGCTTTATGCAGACAATGCGGAGTTACGTGAAGAAATGTATCGCGCTTATGCGACTAAGGCGTCAGATCAAGGCCCTAATGCGGGTAAATGGGATAACACTGAAATCATCCAACAAACACTGGCCCTTCGCAGTGAAATTGCGCAATTGCTCGGTTTTGGTAGCTATTCTGAACGCTCTCTTGCTACCAAGATGGCAGAATCGACAGATCAAGTTACCGGTTTTTTGCGTGACTTAGCCGCTAAATCGAAGCCACAGGCTGAAAAAGAGCTAGAAGAAGTGCGCGCGTATGCGAAAGACACCCACGGGGTAACAGAACTTAACGCGTGGGACTTACCTTATTACAGCGAGAAGCTGAAACAAGAAAAGTACACCATTTCAGATGAAATGCTGCGTCCGTACTTCCCAGAAGACAAAGTGTTGTCGGGCTTGTTCGAAGTAGTACATAGATTATACGGCCTTAAAATTATCGAGCAGCCAGGCATTGATACATGGCATAAAGATGTGCGCTATTTCACTATTACTGATAGTGCAGATGCCCTTCGTGGCAGCTTTTACTTAGACTTGTATGCCCGCGCTAAAAAACGAGGTGGGGCGTGGATGGATGAGTGCCGTGTTCGTCGCGAGAAATTAGACGGTGAATTGCAGCTGCCTGTCGCGTATCTAACTTGTAATTTTAATGCCCCAGTAGGAGATAAGCCTGCCTTATTCACGCACGATGAAGTGGTTACCCTTTTCCATGAATTCGGACACGGTATACACCACATGCTAACCAAAATGTCGGTGGCGGGTGTATCTGGAATTAATGGTGTGCCATGGGATGCCGTAGAACTGCCAAGTCAGTTTTTAGAAAACTGGTGCTGGGAAGAAGACGCGCTTAACTTTATTTCGGGTCACTTTGAGACGGGTGAGCCCTTACCGGCAGATTTACTCGATAGAATGTTAGCTGCCAGAGATTACCAAGCTGCTATGCAAATGGTGCGTCAGTTGGAATTCAGCTTGTTTGATTTCTTACTGCATAGTGAGTCTGGCGACAATGTGGATGTGCAAGCTATTCTTAACAGCGTGCGCGCTGAAGTAGCGGTTAATACACCTCCAGCATTCAACCGTTTTCAGCATAGCTTTGGGCATATATTTGCTGGTGGTTACGCAGCAGGGTATTACAGCTATAAATGGGCGGAAGTGTTATCTGCTGATGCTTACAGTAAATTTGAAGAAGACGGTATTTTTAACCAAGAGACGGGTAAAGCGTTTTTGGAAAATATACTTGAGATGGGTGGAAGCCGTGCGCCTATGGATTTATTCGTTGCCTTTAGAGGCAGGGAGCCAAATGTAGATGCCTTACTACGCCATAGCGGCATTCGTGGCTAA
- a CDS encoding DNA-3-methyladenine glycosylase I has product MGIESFSTIYQRACKRKGGEKALESMLSAPLSSEHVAKIPDDRFLAAMTKQVFQSGFVWRVIEKKWPEFETVFFEFKIEKVLLMPDEMLEQKASDKRIVRNYKKVMTVRDNAMFIKDIAREHGSFGQFVAKFDASNITDLWTTMKKRGARLGGNTGPYMLRALGVDTFLFSRDVEDYLRKNDIIDGGLTSKKSLTAANAAFAQWHQESGRSLQEISVIIAFSWGTNQYFA; this is encoded by the coding sequence ATGGGAATAGAATCTTTCTCCACTATTTATCAGCGGGCATGTAAGCGAAAAGGTGGTGAAAAGGCGCTTGAAAGCATGCTTTCGGCGCCACTTTCCTCCGAACACGTTGCCAAAATACCTGATGATCGGTTTTTGGCAGCCATGACGAAACAAGTATTTCAGTCTGGCTTTGTGTGGCGGGTTATTGAAAAAAAATGGCCCGAATTCGAAACCGTGTTTTTTGAATTTAAAATCGAAAAAGTGCTGCTCATGCCTGATGAAATGCTAGAGCAAAAAGCCTCGGATAAACGAATCGTGCGTAATTACAAAAAAGTAATGACCGTTCGCGACAATGCTATGTTCATTAAAGATATTGCCCGTGAACACGGCAGCTTCGGTCAGTTTGTGGCTAAATTCGACGCCAGTAATATTACCGATTTATGGACTACCATGAAAAAACGCGGCGCTCGCCTTGGGGGTAACACGGGCCCTTACATGCTGCGGGCGTTAGGCGTAGATACCTTCTTGTTTTCACGAGATGTTGAGGACTACCTGAGAAAGAACGATATTATCGATGGTGGCCTGACTAGCAAGAAAAGCTTAACCGCTGCGAATGCGGCGTTTGCCCAGTGGCATCAAGAAAGTGGCCGCTCGTTACAAGAAATAAGCGTTATTATTGCGTTCAGTTGGGGCACAAACCAGTATTTTGCGTAA
- the ubiE gene encoding bifunctional demethylmenaquinone methyltransferase/2-methoxy-6-polyprenyl-1,4-benzoquinol methylase UbiE yields MSDNHNNTSPTEASDAPTTHFGFKQVEKNQKASLVANVFDSVAAKYDVMNDLMSMGVHRLWKRFAIDCSGVRAGQKVLDIAGGTGDLTAKFSRLVGPTGNVTLADINLSMLKVGRDKLRDRGLVSNIDYVQADAEALPFPDNHFDVVTMAFGLRNVTEKQNALNSIYRVLKPGGRLLVLEFSKPTSEQLSKLYDTYSFHILPKMGQLVANDAESYQYLAESIRMHPDQETLKGMFETAGFDQCDYQNLTGGIVALHRGYKF; encoded by the coding sequence ATGAGCGACAACCATAACAACACATCGCCCACTGAGGCATCGGATGCACCTACTACTCATTTTGGCTTTAAGCAGGTAGAAAAAAACCAAAAAGCGTCGTTAGTAGCCAATGTATTCGATTCTGTTGCCGCTAAATACGATGTCATGAACGATTTAATGTCGATGGGTGTGCACCGTTTATGGAAGCGCTTTGCCATTGATTGTTCAGGGGTGCGTGCAGGGCAAAAAGTGCTTGATATCGCTGGTGGTACTGGCGATTTAACCGCAAAATTTTCTCGTCTTGTTGGCCCCACGGGCAACGTAACCTTGGCCGATATTAATTTGTCGATGCTAAAAGTTGGCCGCGATAAACTAAGAGATCGCGGATTAGTCAGCAACATCGATTACGTTCAAGCAGATGCCGAGGCGTTACCTTTCCCTGATAACCACTTCGACGTAGTGACCATGGCTTTTGGCCTTAGAAACGTAACCGAAAAGCAAAATGCACTTAATTCAATTTACCGTGTATTAAAACCAGGCGGTCGACTGTTGGTGTTGGAATTCTCGAAGCCCACGTCAGAGCAATTAAGCAAACTTTACGATACGTATTCGTTCCATATATTGCCAAAAATGGGGCAGCTAGTGGCCAACGATGCTGAGAGCTACCAATATTTGGCAGAAAGTATTCGTATGCACCCTGACCAAGAAACCTTGAAAGGTATGTTTGAGACCGCAGGTTTTGACCAGTGTGACTACCAAAATTTAACCGGTGGAATAGTCGCTTTGCACCGAGGCTATAAATTTTAA
- a CDS encoding SCP2 domain-containing protein, with protein sequence MPASALVSAVIETAANKILALDSDSEARMASLKGARLIAYVDPLPFAIVLVFSEQVDVLTLHEPFQDTVATLNHKDCCIKTSLDTLPELKHTNQLTRLIQQNKLQVEGELAVAQQVSGLFQQLDIDVEELLAGKTNDVVAHQAMQWLSAFKRKATGALSEFNKVASNALIEEKQIAAPKLAVLHFSDEVNALRDDVARLDARLLQLEQKSI encoded by the coding sequence ATGCCAGCATCAGCCTTGGTTAGTGCTGTTATTGAAACGGCAGCCAATAAAATTTTAGCGTTAGATTCAGACAGTGAAGCCAGAATGGCTTCGCTTAAAGGCGCTCGACTTATCGCTTATGTCGACCCCTTGCCCTTTGCTATTGTGCTTGTTTTTTCTGAGCAAGTAGATGTACTGACGTTACATGAACCATTCCAAGACACAGTTGCAACGCTAAATCATAAAGATTGCTGTATTAAAACATCGTTAGATACCCTGCCTGAACTAAAACACACCAATCAGCTAACGCGCCTTATTCAACAAAATAAATTACAGGTTGAAGGCGAGCTAGCTGTGGCGCAGCAGGTTAGCGGTCTATTTCAGCAGTTGGATATTGATGTAGAAGAATTACTGGCGGGTAAAACCAATGATGTTGTTGCCCACCAAGCTATGCAATGGCTCAGTGCTTTTAAGCGCAAGGCCACGGGTGCCCTGTCGGAGTTTAATAAAGTCGCTAGCAATGCTTTGATCGAAGAAAAGCAAATAGCAGCGCCCAAATTAGCGGTATTACATTTTAGTGATGAAGTGAACGCACTACGTGATGATGTAGCGCGATTAGATGCCCGCTTACTTCAGCTAGAACAAAAATCAATTTAA
- the ubiB gene encoding ubiquinone biosynthesis regulatory protein kinase UbiB, whose product MRIVRLYKINKVLLEHGLDDLIPAKWLPWYARLMRHSIFWIRNKHKDKLAGERITLALQSLGPVFIKFGQMLSTRRDLLHPAIANELARLQDKVPPFSSDAAQEIIKTSLGLTHLSELFSEFDEAPLASASIAQVHAAKLKANNEDVVVKVLRPDIRETIVADMELLFSLASVLQKWLPDGKRLRPVEVVVEYRKTIVDELDLLRESASGIQLGRNFEGSDSLYIPKIYSDYCHSNVMVMERIYGLPISNIDALLAQNTNMKKLAERGVEVFFTQVFRDSFFHADMHPGNIFVSTEHPENPKYIAIDFGIVGTLNREDKRYLAENFIAFFNRDYRKVAQLHADSGWVPNDTNIDEFEMAIRTVCEPIFQKPLAEISFGNVLLQLFNTARRFNMVVQPQLVLLQKTLLYVEGLGRQLYPQLDLWKTAKPFLENWMREQIGVKAMLGKVKANLPFWSEKLPEMPDLLYDSLQQVKRLPLQQQRAQVALLEQQKKSAQSIQWGVTGATFILLSAILPMYDLNWCFPALSAGAGLLCWVLAWRKNR is encoded by the coding sequence ATGCGCATTGTTAGGTTGTACAAGATAAATAAGGTGTTGTTAGAGCATGGGTTAGACGATCTTATCCCTGCTAAATGGCTACCATGGTACGCACGCCTTATGCGCCACAGTATCTTTTGGATTCGAAACAAACATAAAGACAAACTTGCCGGTGAGCGTATTACGCTTGCACTGCAAAGCCTTGGGCCTGTTTTTATCAAATTTGGGCAAATGCTCTCGACACGCCGCGACTTGCTTCATCCTGCTATTGCGAATGAACTAGCCCGGTTACAAGATAAAGTGCCCCCGTTTTCGTCAGATGCCGCACAAGAGATTATTAAAACCTCTCTTGGTTTAACGCATTTGTCAGAATTGTTTAGCGAGTTTGATGAAGCACCATTGGCATCTGCTTCTATTGCTCAAGTGCATGCGGCAAAATTAAAAGCGAATAATGAAGATGTAGTGGTTAAAGTGCTGCGCCCCGATATTCGTGAAACTATCGTAGCTGACATGGAGCTGCTATTTAGTTTGGCCTCGGTACTGCAAAAATGGCTTCCAGATGGTAAACGCCTTCGCCCCGTTGAAGTGGTGGTGGAGTACCGCAAAACCATTGTAGATGAATTAGATCTTCTGCGTGAATCGGCAAGTGGTATTCAGCTAGGTCGAAACTTCGAAGGCTCAGACTCCCTATACATTCCCAAAATATACAGTGATTACTGCCACAGCAATGTGATGGTGATGGAGCGCATATATGGGCTACCTATTTCAAATATAGATGCCTTACTTGCACAAAATACCAATATGAAGAAGCTGGCTGAGCGTGGGGTAGAGGTGTTCTTTACCCAAGTGTTCCGCGATAGCTTCTTTCATGCTGATATGCACCCAGGTAATATCTTTGTATCTACCGAACACCCTGAGAACCCTAAGTACATCGCGATTGATTTTGGCATTGTGGGCACCTTGAACCGAGAAGATAAACGTTATTTAGCCGAAAACTTTATTGCGTTTTTCAACCGAGATTATCGCAAGGTAGCACAGCTTCATGCTGACTCTGGCTGGGTGCCAAACGACACCAATATTGATGAGTTTGAAATGGCGATACGCACGGTTTGTGAGCCCATTTTTCAAAAGCCTCTTGCTGAAATCTCGTTCGGTAATGTGCTACTACAGTTATTTAATACTGCCCGCCGGTTTAATATGGTGGTGCAGCCACAATTAGTTCTGCTTCAAAAAACGCTGCTTTATGTTGAAGGGTTGGGTCGTCAACTTTATCCCCAATTAGATTTGTGGAAAACCGCAAAGCCCTTTTTAGAAAATTGGATGCGCGAGCAAATTGGCGTAAAAGCTATGCTAGGAAAGGTAAAAGCAAACCTGCCGTTTTGGTCTGAAAAGCTACCTGAAATGCCAGATTTACTTTACGACAGCTTACAGCAAGTTAAGCGGCTTCCTTTGCAACAACAACGCGCACAAGTTGCTTTATTAGAGCAGCAGAAAAAGAGTGCACAATCCATTCAATGGGGTGTAACGGGCGCTACCTTTATTTTATTGTCTGCTATTTTGCCTATGTACGATTTAAATTGGTGCTTTCCAGCGCTTTCAGCTGGTGCAGGATTGCTCTGTTGGGTATTGGCATGGCGTAAGAACCGTTAG
- a CDS encoding cold-shock protein: MSKVTGTVKWFNADKGYGFLTQDNGGKDVFVHFRAIVSDGYKTLPEGQRVEFEVEEGQKGLQAANVHAI, translated from the coding sequence ATGTCTAAAGTTACAGGCACCGTTAAGTGGTTTAACGCTGATAAAGGTTATGGTTTTCTAACTCAAGATAACGGCGGTAAGGACGTATTCGTTCATTTCCGTGCTATCGTTTCTGACGGTTACAAAACTCTTCCAGAAGGTCAGCGCGTGGAATTTGAAGTAGAAGAAGGTCAAAAAGGTCTTCAAGCTGCTAACGTGCACGCCATCTAA
- the cysK gene encoding cysteine synthase A: MLDYAINTMPGVVDDITQTIGNTPLIRLSKFAASQHVEATLLAKVEFFNPAGSIKDRPAIAMLNALMASSAFNEKTEIIEASSGNNGVACAWLCAIYGIKLTVCIPEHMSVERQKLIRHYGAHVVTTPKHLGTKGAIDKATALIEQNPAAVGLSQFSNQANPDAHAKSTAQEILRDTNGNVDIVVAGVGTGGTLTGLATSMRAHIPHLEVVAVEPASCPVLSKGHGGVHNIQGLSSGHVPDVLDVSQINQIITVEDNEAIAYAQQVARVEGLAVGISSGAALFAAAQLAQQPSNEGKNIVVILADGAERYFSTPLFAD, encoded by the coding sequence ATGCTTGATTACGCGATAAATACCATGCCTGGGGTCGTTGACGATATAACGCAAACCATAGGAAACACACCACTAATACGCTTAAGTAAATTTGCGGCAAGCCAACATGTGGAGGCGACACTGTTAGCCAAGGTGGAATTTTTCAATCCTGCAGGTTCAATAAAAGACAGACCGGCAATAGCCATGCTCAACGCGCTAATGGCGAGCTCTGCTTTTAATGAGAAAACTGAAATAATTGAAGCGTCGTCAGGAAACAACGGTGTGGCCTGTGCTTGGCTCTGCGCTATTTACGGTATTAAACTGACAGTGTGCATACCAGAACATATGTCAGTAGAGCGCCAAAAGCTGATACGTCATTATGGGGCGCATGTGGTCACTACACCAAAGCATCTTGGCACCAAAGGCGCCATAGATAAAGCAACAGCACTTATTGAGCAAAACCCAGCCGCGGTGGGCCTGTCTCAATTTTCAAACCAAGCTAACCCTGATGCGCATGCTAAATCTACCGCCCAAGAAATACTGCGCGATACTAATGGTAATGTCGATATCGTGGTTGCCGGTGTAGGCACTGGCGGCACGCTTACTGGCTTAGCCACAAGCATGCGAGCCCACATTCCTCATTTAGAAGTAGTGGCCGTTGAACCAGCTAGTTGTCCGGTGTTAAGCAAAGGGCATGGTGGCGTGCACAATATTCAGGGATTGAGTTCAGGCCATGTTCCTGACGTGCTTGATGTTAGCCAAATCAATCAGATAATTACGGTAGAAGACAACGAAGCCATAGCTTACGCCCAGCAGGTTGCGAGAGTAGAAGGCTTAGCGGTAGGAATTTCTTCGGGAGCCGCACTCTTTGCTGCCGCTCAATTAGCCCAACAACCTTCTAATGAGGGCAAGAACATCGTTGTCATTCTTGCCGATGGCGCCGAGCGTTACTTTTCTACCCCGCTATTTGCCGATTAA
- a CDS encoding Lrp/AsnC family transcriptional regulator: MWFKVKNIALDGVDKAILLLLQQDANVPVADIAEKVGLTATPCWRRIQRLEAQGVISRRVALLQAHKLGLAMTVFVQIKAARHDGKWLTDFAKHASSFEEVVEFYRMSGEYDYLLKVVVTDMAAFDHFYKRLVNGIDLNDVTSSFAMEQLKYTTALPLTHL, translated from the coding sequence ATGTGGTTTAAAGTGAAAAATATTGCTCTTGATGGTGTCGATAAGGCTATATTGTTGCTTCTTCAGCAAGACGCCAATGTGCCGGTTGCAGATATAGCGGAGAAAGTGGGCCTAACGGCTACGCCGTGTTGGCGACGTATACAGCGCCTAGAAGCGCAAGGCGTCATTTCCCGTCGCGTAGCATTATTGCAGGCGCATAAATTAGGCTTGGCAATGACGGTGTTTGTGCAAATCAAAGCCGCTCGTCACGATGGGAAGTGGTTAACAGACTTTGCTAAGCACGCGTCATCGTTTGAAGAAGTGGTTGAATTTTATCGTATGTCTGGAGAATACGATTACTTGCTTAAAGTTGTGGTAACCGATATGGCTGCTTTCGACCATTTCTATAAAAGACTCGTAAATGGCATTGATCTAAACGATGTCACCTCTAGTTTTGCCATGGAACAACTGAAATACACAACGGCGCTTCCACTTACTCATCTTTAA